In Serratia sp. FDAARGOS_506, a genomic segment contains:
- a CDS encoding ABC-F family ATP-binding cassette domain-containing protein, with protein sequence MSTLLSAQSVGYDNAFGTLLSEISFSLKKGDRIGLIGDNGCGKSTLLQLLSGDLPTHAGTVTLSHQCLMARIEQHLPPELHANTLLDAVLARLPTGQHLSERWRCEALLAELGFEPASWALTAGALSGGQHTRLLLARALIRQPDLLLLDEPSNHLDLPTLLWLEQFLRSWSGSFVLVSHDRYLLDQVTNCTWILRDKTLQFFRLPCSAARHALAEQDAADEHRRQAEQKEIDRVEKSAKRLATWGKVYDNEDLARKAKQMEKRVDRLKEEQTTLTAGSPWRLRLQGEALDADRLLALPQWAVRPAPDAPVLFSLEHLRVKSGDRIAIVGRNGCGKSSLLRLLWQAYQQPTERAAIFHPRVRIGYYDQSLQQLRDEDTLNEALAQFAPLTEEQRKMALIGAGFPYLRHHQQIRSLSGGERSRLLFVGLTLANHSLLLLDEPTNHLDMAGKEELAETLRQFAGAVMLVTHDRMLLEQSCNRFWLIDQQKLEEWHDLAPVYQRLGGEAPALPTADKADADGPTPDERREGEEALLTALLALESKLEDDLARKPKHQKPALQARWRREIADITARLNLG encoded by the coding sequence ATGAGCACACTACTGTCTGCACAATCTGTCGGTTACGACAACGCGTTCGGCACCCTGCTGAGCGAGATTTCCTTCAGCCTGAAAAAAGGCGATCGCATCGGTTTGATCGGCGACAACGGCTGCGGCAAAAGTACCCTGCTGCAACTGCTCAGCGGCGATCTGCCCACGCACGCCGGAACGGTGACATTGTCACACCAATGCCTGATGGCGCGCATCGAACAACACCTGCCGCCCGAGCTGCACGCAAACACCCTGCTGGATGCGGTGCTGGCACGGCTGCCGACTGGACAACATCTCAGCGAACGCTGGCGCTGTGAAGCGCTGCTTGCCGAGCTGGGGTTTGAACCGGCGAGCTGGGCGTTGACCGCCGGCGCTCTCAGCGGCGGCCAGCACACCCGTCTGCTGCTGGCGCGCGCGCTGATCCGTCAGCCCGATCTGCTGCTGCTTGACGAGCCCAGCAACCACCTGGATCTGCCCACGCTGCTGTGGCTGGAGCAATTCCTGCGCAGCTGGAGCGGCAGCTTCGTGCTGGTGTCGCACGATCGCTATCTGCTCGATCAGGTGACCAACTGCACCTGGATCCTGCGCGACAAAACGCTGCAGTTCTTCCGCTTGCCCTGTTCCGCCGCACGCCACGCGCTGGCGGAACAGGACGCCGCAGACGAGCACCGTCGTCAGGCCGAGCAAAAAGAGATAGACCGGGTGGAGAAAAGCGCCAAACGCCTGGCGACCTGGGGCAAGGTCTATGACAACGAAGATCTGGCGCGCAAAGCCAAGCAAATGGAAAAGCGCGTCGATCGGTTGAAGGAGGAACAGACCACTCTGACTGCCGGCAGCCCGTGGCGGCTGCGATTACAGGGAGAGGCGCTGGACGCCGATCGCCTGCTGGCGCTACCGCAATGGGCCGTGCGCCCGGCGCCGGATGCGCCGGTGCTGTTCAGCCTGGAACATCTGCGCGTGAAGAGCGGCGATCGCATCGCCATCGTCGGGCGCAACGGCTGCGGTAAATCGTCGCTGCTGCGCTTGCTGTGGCAAGCGTATCAGCAGCCCACGGAACGCGCGGCAATCTTCCATCCGCGCGTGCGCATCGGCTATTACGATCAAAGCCTGCAACAGCTGCGCGATGAAGACACGTTGAACGAAGCGCTGGCGCAGTTTGCGCCGCTGACCGAGGAACAGCGAAAAATGGCGCTGATCGGCGCCGGTTTCCCTTACCTGCGCCACCATCAGCAGATCCGTTCGCTGAGCGGCGGCGAGCGTTCGAGGTTGCTGTTCGTCGGCCTGACGCTGGCCAACCATTCGCTGCTGCTGTTGGACGAGCCCACCAACCACCTGGACATGGCGGGCAAAGAAGAGCTGGCGGAAACGCTGCGCCAGTTCGCCGGCGCCGTCATGTTGGTCACCCACGATCGGATGCTGCTCGAACAGAGCTGCAACCGCTTTTGGCTGATCGACCAGCAAAAACTGGAGGAGTGGCACGATCTGGCGCCGGTGTATCAGCGCCTGGGGGGCGAAGCGCCGGCGCTACCGACGGCGGACAAGGCCGACGCAGACGGCCCGACGCCGGACGAACGACGGGAAGGCGAAGAAGCGCTGTTGACCGCCCTGTTGGCCCTCGAAAGCAAACTGGAGGACGATCTGGCGCGCAAGCCGAAGCACCAGAAGCCGGCGCTTCAGGCGCGCTGGCGCCGCGAGATTGCCGACATCACCGCCCGGTTGAATCTGGGCTAA
- a CDS encoding GNAT family N-acetyltransferase encodes MAFSLEQASLAQRPQLAAMLSDYLRELGADEAYPYLPLYWREAGRYPYLILSDRQTAGFALVRRLDNATVEMAEFYIKPEWRRTGMGQRAARALFAQHPGGWLLSVSQDNPRGLAFWRSAIPVRATTEPRSAFDATILLRFYYSPR; translated from the coding sequence ATGGCATTTTCCCTGGAACAAGCCTCACTCGCGCAGCGGCCACAGCTGGCGGCCATGCTGTCCGATTACCTTCGCGAACTGGGCGCCGATGAAGCTTACCCCTATCTGCCGCTCTACTGGCGTGAGGCCGGCCGCTACCCTTATTTGATTTTGAGCGATCGGCAAACGGCCGGTTTCGCATTGGTCAGGAGACTGGACAACGCTACCGTCGAAATGGCGGAGTTCTACATCAAGCCCGAATGGCGCCGCACCGGGATGGGACAACGGGCCGCGCGCGCCTTGTTCGCGCAGCATCCCGGCGGCTGGTTGCTGTCGGTCAGCCAGGATAATCCGCGCGGGCTGGCGTTTTGGCGCTCGGCAATACCGGTCAGGGCCACGACCGAACCGCGTTCGGCCTTCGACGCCACGATACTGCTACGTTTTTATTACTCGCCGCGCTGA
- a CDS encoding inositol monophosphatase family protein, protein MTSLSPRDIEARYRFAREIARVAADLAFSFYQRRQSLAVDFKQGLQDVVSEADRRVEALIRRMISRRFPQDGFLGEESGSSGENATCVWVVDPIDGTACFLNGLHTWCIAIGVVIDGEPTIGVVYDPNHREMFRACRGGGAFLNGEPIGVHAGRSVADGVMGVGISPRASAAEFSGFLCRLLQAGGMFVRSGSGALMTAQVAAGRLLGYYEPHMNAWDSLPGWVLTREAGGVANDFMHNDGLRRGNPLLLANAALYPQLAELIQMPGLIGSTCPIARVIAG, encoded by the coding sequence ATGACTTCACTTTCCCCACGAGACATCGAGGCGCGCTACCGCTTTGCGCGTGAGATCGCCCGTGTCGCCGCCGATCTCGCCTTCAGCTTTTATCAACGGCGGCAAAGCCTGGCTGTCGACTTCAAACAGGGGCTGCAGGACGTCGTCAGCGAGGCCGACCGCCGCGTCGAAGCGCTGATCCGCCGTATGATCAGTCGCCGCTTTCCCCAGGACGGGTTTCTCGGTGAAGAGAGCGGCAGCAGCGGCGAGAACGCCACCTGCGTTTGGGTCGTCGATCCGATTGACGGCACCGCTTGCTTCCTGAACGGATTGCATACCTGGTGTATCGCGATAGGCGTGGTGATCGACGGCGAGCCGACGATCGGCGTGGTCTACGATCCCAACCACCGCGAGATGTTCCGCGCCTGCCGCGGCGGCGGCGCCTTCCTCAACGGGGAACCGATAGGCGTGCATGCCGGGCGCAGCGTCGCGGATGGCGTGATGGGCGTCGGAATTTCACCGCGCGCTTCGGCGGCGGAATTCAGCGGCTTTCTCTGTCGCCTGCTGCAGGCGGGAGGGATGTTTGTGCGCAGCGGCTCCGGCGCGTTGATGACCGCTCAGGTGGCCGCCGGACGACTGTTGGGCTATTACGAACCACACATGAACGCCTGGGACAGCCTGCCTGGGTGGGTGTTGACGCGCGAAGCCGGCGGCGTAGCGAATGACTTTATGCACAACGACGGGTTGCGGCGCGGCAACCCGCTGCTGCTGGCCAACGCGGCGCTCTATCCGCAGTTGGCCGAGCTGATTCAAATGCCGGGCTTGATCGGCTCGACGTGCCCTATCGCGCGCGTGATCGCCGGATAA
- a CDS encoding cation diffusion facilitator family transporter: MQNEKQAVARNSMIASGLLATGKFVAGIFTGSIGLISEGIHSFTDFIATSITWLAVRISDKPADDDHHFGHGKVENLAALFEVLLLLGAAGWIVYEAGSSLLGQPHEIVAAPAVIAVLLISICVDFFRVRALNRVAKATDSAALEADALHFFSDMLSSGVVLLGMVFVLLGFGRADAIAALIVAGFIFVAAIKLGKRSFDSLMDAAPAGATETIRGTLASFPAVLACDSVRIRNAGAVLFVEITVAVCRTLPLERIDALKREIVERLREQYASAEFTVIAVPQTRSDEDMATRIRAIAANHGAQVQNVTLQQLPTRMAIGMDLAVPANASVAQAHDIATEIEGILRQAIGEDTEIETHLEPHTPHWLTSEDVDATELADIRRILQSALEQEDSVQDVHNVRARKTDGGIIVNFHCRVSPAVTIATAHDAVDRVERRLRALYPAITRAIGHVEPIKPGI, translated from the coding sequence ATGCAGAATGAAAAACAGGCCGTGGCCAGAAACTCGATGATCGCCAGCGGGTTACTGGCTACGGGCAAGTTCGTCGCCGGCATTTTTACCGGCAGTATTGGCCTGATATCCGAAGGCATTCACTCTTTTACCGATTTTATCGCCACCAGCATCACCTGGCTGGCGGTGCGCATCAGCGATAAGCCCGCCGATGACGATCACCACTTCGGCCACGGCAAGGTAGAAAACCTGGCGGCGCTGTTCGAGGTGCTGCTGTTGCTGGGCGCCGCGGGCTGGATCGTTTACGAAGCGGGCAGCAGCCTGCTCGGGCAGCCGCATGAGATCGTCGCCGCACCGGCGGTGATCGCGGTGCTGCTGATTTCCATCTGCGTCGATTTCTTCCGCGTGCGTGCGCTCAACCGCGTCGCTAAAGCGACCGACAGCGCAGCGTTGGAAGCGGATGCGTTGCATTTCTTCTCCGATATGCTTTCGTCCGGCGTGGTGCTGCTGGGCATGGTGTTTGTGCTGCTGGGCTTTGGCCGTGCGGACGCTATTGCCGCGCTGATCGTCGCCGGCTTTATCTTTGTCGCTGCGATCAAACTGGGTAAACGCTCCTTCGACTCGCTGATGGATGCTGCGCCCGCCGGGGCGACCGAGACGATCCGCGGCACGCTGGCAAGTTTTCCGGCGGTGCTGGCTTGTGACAGCGTACGCATTCGCAACGCCGGTGCGGTGCTGTTCGTCGAAATCACGGTGGCGGTGTGCCGCACCTTGCCGCTGGAACGCATCGACGCGCTGAAGCGAGAAATCGTCGAGCGGCTGCGGGAGCAGTATGCCAGCGCGGAATTCACCGTCATCGCGGTACCGCAGACCCGCAGCGATGAAGACATGGCGACGCGCATTCGGGCGATCGCCGCCAACCACGGCGCGCAGGTGCAGAATGTGACCTTGCAGCAGCTGCCGACGCGCATGGCGATCGGCATGGATTTGGCGGTGCCGGCCAACGCCAGCGTGGCGCAGGCGCATGACATCGCTACGGAGATAGAGGGGATCCTGCGCCAGGCGATCGGTGAAGACACCGAGATAGAAACGCACCTGGAGCCGCATACGCCGCATTGGCTGACCAGCGAGGATGTCGATGCGACGGAACTGGCCGACATTCGGCGGATCCTGCAATCGGCTCTGGAGCAGGAGGATAGCGTGCAAGACGTACACAACGTCCGTGCGCGCAAGACCGACGGTGGCATCATCGTCAACTTCCACTGTCGGGTGTCGCCGGCGGTAACCATCGCCACCGCACACGACGCGGTCGATCGGGTCGAGCGCCGGCTACGCGCGCTTTATCCGGCGATCACGCGCGCGATAGGGCACGTCGAGCCGATCAAGCCCGGCATTTGA
- the mgtS gene encoding protein MgtS, whose amino-acid sequence MGNMTIFMGFLAMISSLGLLAAYMSTKWDD is encoded by the coding sequence ATGGGAAACATGACTATTTTTATGGGATTCCTGGCAATGATCAGCTCACTGGGCCTGTTGGCGGCCTATATGAGCACCAAATGGGATGATTGA
- a CDS encoding magnesium transporter produces the protein MIKSHQHYSSPALSATETLDETSVAGYMNADFITVPATMTVNHAREYLLSQLKTDEIPTRVFITADDYHLRGTLSVKKLLQCDEQDKAVGVMMDHSYFQVSPDDDRNDVAHLLGKGGLDVVPVVANNTLVGVLGEREIARLVEDENTEDAQRQGASLPLDKPYLETSPWALWRKRSVWLLMLFVAEAYTGNVLKAFEDQLEAAIALAFFIPLLIGTGGNSGTQITSTLVRAMALGEVSLRNLGAVIRKEVTTSLLIAVTIGLAAWVRAWIMGVGMEVTLVVSLSLVAITVWSAIVSSIIPMLLKRLGIDPAVVSAPFIATFIDGTGLIIYFKIAQQVLGI, from the coding sequence ATGATTAAGTCACATCAACACTATTCTTCTCCGGCGCTGAGCGCGACCGAAACTCTCGACGAAACATCGGTCGCCGGTTATATGAACGCCGATTTTATTACTGTTCCCGCAACGATGACGGTCAATCATGCCCGGGAATATTTACTTTCACAGCTTAAAACGGACGAAATTCCCACCCGGGTATTTATTACCGCGGACGATTATCATCTGCGCGGCACGCTGTCGGTAAAAAAACTGCTGCAGTGCGATGAGCAGGATAAAGCGGTCGGCGTGATGATGGATCACAGCTATTTTCAGGTTTCGCCCGACGACGATCGCAACGATGTAGCGCACCTGCTCGGCAAGGGCGGCCTGGACGTGGTGCCGGTCGTGGCGAACAACACGCTGGTCGGCGTGTTGGGGGAGCGAGAGATCGCCCGCCTGGTCGAGGATGAAAACACCGAAGACGCGCAGCGCCAGGGCGCGAGCCTGCCGCTGGACAAGCCTTATCTGGAGACCAGCCCGTGGGCGCTGTGGCGTAAACGTTCGGTGTGGCTGCTGATGCTGTTCGTCGCCGAAGCTTACACCGGCAACGTGCTGAAGGCGTTTGAAGATCAGCTCGAAGCGGCGATTGCGTTGGCGTTCTTCATCCCGCTGCTGATCGGCACCGGCGGCAACAGTGGCACCCAGATCACCTCGACGCTGGTGCGCGCCATGGCGCTGGGTGAGGTCAGCCTGCGCAATCTGGGCGCGGTGATCCGCAAAGAAGTGACGACCTCGCTGCTGATCGCCGTCACCATCGGCCTGGCGGCCTGGGTACGCGCCTGGATCATGGGCGTCGGCATGGAGGTGACGTTGGTGGTCAGCCTGTCGCTGGTAGCGATCACCGTGTGGAGCGCGATTGTCTCGTCGATCATTCCGATGCTGTTGAAACGGCTCGGCATCGATCCGGCGGTGGTGTCTGCGCCGTTTATCGCCACCTTTATCGACGGCACCGGCCTGATTATTTATTTCAAAATTGCCCAGCAGGTATTGGGTATTTAA